One Nocardioidaceae bacterium SCSIO 66511 genomic window carries:
- a CDS encoding alpha/beta hydrolase produces MNEMAFRVTSNDGTTIAYDREGSGPAVVLVGGALDDGAENTPLVPALAEHFTVYNYARRGRGASGFTEPYAVEREIEDLDALIAEAGGSAHLFGASSGGALVVEAAAAGSAIDTIAVWEVPYAVGDDIRPRFEEYVADTRRAFDAGRDEEVLELFMRMTGASDDNIAARKAAGKQTAHWAYSVALAPTLVHDSVFLNRYQLPTDRLATVTQPALVTTGGPITVPYMAGLPSDFFDRAADELADLLPHAQRETLEASDHVVDPQTVGPLLLRFFSSEH; encoded by the coding sequence ATGAACGAGATGGCCTTTCGCGTGACATCAAACGATGGCACCACCATCGCCTACGACAGGGAAGGAAGCGGCCCGGCCGTCGTCCTGGTAGGCGGCGCACTGGACGACGGAGCCGAGAACACTCCTCTGGTACCTGCTCTCGCCGAGCACTTCACGGTCTACAACTATGCCCGTCGGGGACGCGGCGCGAGCGGCTTCACCGAGCCGTACGCCGTGGAAAGGGAGATCGAGGATCTGGATGCGTTGATCGCGGAGGCGGGCGGCTCGGCACACCTGTTCGGGGCGTCCTCTGGCGGCGCGCTGGTGGTGGAAGCCGCCGCGGCCGGGTCAGCTATCGACACGATCGCCGTGTGGGAGGTGCCCTACGCGGTCGGGGACGACATCCGCCCGCGATTCGAGGAGTACGTCGCGGACACCCGACGCGCCTTCGACGCCGGGCGAGACGAGGAGGTTCTCGAACTGTTCATGCGCATGACCGGTGCCTCCGACGACAACATCGCGGCCAGGAAAGCGGCAGGCAAGCAGACGGCGCATTGGGCGTATTCGGTCGCCCTCGCGCCCACGCTGGTTCACGACAGCGTCTTCCTCAACCGCTACCAACTGCCGACCGATCGACTGGCAACGGTCACCCAACCGGCCCTGGTCACCACCGGAGGACCGATCACGGTCCCCTACATGGCAGGCCTGCCCTCGGACTTCTTCGACCGCGCAGCCGACGAGCTTGCAGACCTACTACCCCACGCGCAACGGGAGACCCTTGAGGCGTCGGATCACGTCGTCGACCCACAGACCGTCGGCCCGCTGTTGCTACGGTTCTTCAGCAGCGAACACTGA
- the thrC gene encoding threonine synthase produces MTMTDGSTARRTHQWRGVIEEYRDWLPVSADTPAVTLREGGTPLVDAGWLSERTGCEVRLKVEGDNPTGSFKDRGMTVAITKAAESGARAVVCASTGNTSASMAAYASRARLSPLVLVPHGRIAAGKMAQALMHGAQVIQVRGGFDDCLTTARGLADEYPVALVNSVNRMRLEGQKTASFEIVDALGDAPDIHVMPVGNAGNISAYWLGYTEYARAGASTHSPRLWGFQAEGAAPIVRGEPVSDPDTVATAIRVGNPASWDLAVNARDESAGRIDAVTDQQILQAQRDLASRDGVFIEPGSAAGVAGLLAAADDGRLDAGQRVVVTVTGHGLKDIDTALSGRGPIVDEVVDADVRSAAEAAGLT; encoded by the coding sequence ATGACCATGACCGATGGTTCGACGGCGCGCCGTACGCACCAGTGGCGCGGGGTGATCGAGGAGTACCGGGACTGGCTGCCGGTCTCCGCAGATACGCCGGCAGTGACGTTGCGCGAGGGCGGCACCCCGCTCGTAGACGCCGGCTGGCTGTCCGAGCGCACGGGCTGCGAGGTGCGACTCAAGGTCGAGGGCGACAATCCGACCGGCTCGTTCAAGGACCGCGGTATGACCGTCGCGATCACGAAGGCGGCCGAGTCCGGAGCGCGTGCGGTCGTCTGTGCGTCGACGGGCAACACCTCGGCGTCGATGGCGGCATACGCGTCGCGCGCGCGGCTCAGCCCGCTCGTCCTCGTCCCACACGGACGCATCGCGGCCGGCAAGATGGCGCAGGCACTGATGCACGGCGCGCAGGTCATCCAGGTACGCGGCGGGTTCGACGACTGCCTCACGACCGCCCGTGGCCTGGCCGACGAGTACCCGGTTGCCCTCGTGAACTCCGTCAACCGCATGCGCTTGGAGGGCCAGAAGACGGCATCGTTCGAGATCGTCGACGCGCTCGGTGACGCGCCCGACATCCACGTGATGCCGGTCGGCAACGCGGGCAACATCTCGGCATACTGGCTCGGCTACACCGAGTACGCGCGCGCGGGCGCGTCCACGCACAGCCCGCGGCTCTGGGGGTTCCAAGCCGAGGGCGCGGCGCCGATCGTTCGCGGAGAGCCGGTGTCCGACCCCGACACGGTCGCAACGGCGATCCGCGTCGGCAACCCGGCGTCGTGGGACCTTGCGGTCAATGCGCGTGACGAGTCGGCTGGCCGCATCGACGCCGTCACGGATCAGCAGATCCTGCAGGCACAGCGCGACCTCGCGTCGCGCGACGGCGTGTTCATCGAGCCTGGCTCGGCGGCCGGCGTCGCGGGGCTCCTCGCCGCCGCTGACGACGGTCGGCTCGACGCCGGCCAGCGGGTCGTAGTGACAGTCACCGGGCACGGACTCAAGGACATCGATACGGCACTCTCGGGTCGCGGACCGATCGTCGATGAGGTCGTCGACGCAGACGTACGCTCCGCTGCCGAGGCGGCCGGACTGACATGA
- the thrB gene encoding homoserine kinase: MSLRFSSRPVRIASPATSANLGPGYDAMALALAYGDEITAETTDAGVHVEVDGVGAADLPTDERHLVAVAMLAAFDAMGDRPPGLRLRCVNRIPHARGMGSSSAAIVGGIVAARELVEGGAQLLPDSEALRLATRLEGHPDNVAAALLGGLVIAWTDLDVVDAVHIPVEASVVVFVPPYEVATGDARELLPSDVPHADAARNTGRAALLVAALGGRRNLLLAATQDELHQAYRSPVMAESFEFMSELRDTEVPAVISGAGPTVLAFAGDAADTDTLMARCPTGWLARGLEASNSGAHPIPV; encoded by the coding sequence ATGAGCCTTCGCTTCTCGTCGCGTCCGGTCAGAATCGCGTCGCCGGCCACGAGTGCGAACCTCGGGCCCGGGTACGACGCGATGGCGCTGGCTCTGGCCTACGGCGACGAGATCACTGCGGAAACGACCGACGCCGGTGTTCACGTCGAGGTCGACGGGGTAGGGGCGGCAGACCTGCCGACCGATGAACGTCATCTGGTCGCGGTGGCCATGCTGGCTGCCTTCGACGCGATGGGCGACCGGCCGCCTGGTTTGCGCCTTCGCTGCGTCAACCGCATTCCCCATGCACGTGGGATGGGCTCGTCTTCGGCGGCGATCGTCGGTGGCATCGTCGCGGCCCGCGAGTTGGTCGAAGGTGGTGCGCAGCTGTTGCCCGACTCCGAGGCGCTGCGGCTCGCGACCCGGTTGGAGGGCCATCCCGATAACGTCGCCGCGGCGCTTCTCGGCGGGCTCGTGATCGCGTGGACCGACCTTGATGTTGTCGACGCCGTGCACATTCCGGTGGAGGCCTCCGTCGTGGTGTTCGTACCCCCGTACGAGGTCGCAACCGGTGATGCGCGCGAGCTGCTGCCGAGCGACGTCCCGCATGCGGACGCGGCCCGCAACACCGGCCGCGCGGCATTGCTCGTCGCTGCACTCGGTGGGCGTCGCAACCTGCTCCTTGCCGCGACCCAGGACGAGCTACACCAGGCGTACCGCTCTCCGGTGATGGCGGAGTCGTTCGAGTTCATGTCCGAGCTGCGCGATACGGAGGTCCCCGCCGTGATCTCCGGTGCGGGGCCGACCGTGCTGGCATTCGCGGGAGATGCGGCCGATACCGACACCCTGATGGCGCGGTGTCCGACGGGGTGGCTGGCACGTGGACTGGAGGCGAGCAATTCGGGTGCACATCCGATCCCTGTCTGA
- a CDS encoding homoserine dehydrogenase, whose product MTSHNGRPVLRVALLGCGNVGSDVARILLRDADELEQRIGARLELAGVAVRRLDRERGVELDPGLVTTDAHELVTRDDVDVVVEVIGGIEPARELILAALAAGKSVVTANKALLAEDGETLAEAATAAERDLYYEAAVAGAIPIVRPLRDSLVGDHVNRVLGIVNGTTNYVLDAMTTTGAGFSDALDKAQELGYAEADPTADIEGFDAAAKAAILASLAFHTRVTIADVHREGITEVSAADVRAAAEMGCVVKLLAICDRIDTPTGSAVSARVHPVMIPDTHPLASVREAYNAVFVESESAGELMFYGPGAGGAPTASAVLGDLMAVARHRLQGVRGPAESMHASAEVLDVGRARTRYHISIDVDDKPGVLATVAHAFAEHGVSIKTVRQEGRGDDAQLVVVTHEAEDAALSTTVRGLRDLAMVRDVSSVMRVEGGPR is encoded by the coding sequence GTGACTTCCCACAATGGTCGGCCTGTCCTCCGGGTAGCGCTTCTCGGGTGCGGCAACGTCGGATCCGACGTTGCGCGGATCCTGTTGCGCGATGCCGACGAGCTCGAGCAGCGTATTGGTGCGCGGCTCGAGCTCGCGGGCGTCGCCGTACGCCGCCTCGACCGCGAGCGCGGTGTCGAGCTCGACCCCGGCCTGGTGACGACTGACGCGCATGAGCTCGTCACTCGCGACGACGTCGACGTAGTGGTCGAGGTGATCGGCGGCATCGAGCCTGCGCGCGAGCTCATCCTCGCGGCGCTGGCCGCCGGCAAGTCTGTCGTCACCGCCAACAAGGCGTTGCTCGCCGAAGACGGCGAGACGCTTGCAGAGGCCGCAACCGCCGCCGAGCGCGACCTGTACTACGAGGCCGCGGTCGCGGGTGCGATCCCGATCGTGCGTCCGTTGCGCGACTCACTTGTCGGTGACCACGTCAACCGCGTGCTCGGCATCGTCAACGGCACCACCAACTACGTCCTCGACGCCATGACGACGACCGGCGCCGGCTTCTCCGATGCGCTCGACAAGGCGCAGGAGCTCGGGTACGCCGAGGCCGACCCGACGGCAGACATCGAAGGCTTCGACGCGGCGGCCAAGGCGGCGATTCTCGCCAGCCTCGCGTTCCACACCCGAGTGACGATCGCCGATGTGCACCGTGAGGGCATCACCGAGGTCTCGGCAGCAGATGTACGCGCAGCCGCCGAGATGGGATGTGTGGTCAAGCTGCTCGCCATCTGCGATCGGATCGACACGCCTACCGGATCGGCGGTGTCGGCACGGGTGCACCCGGTGATGATCCCCGACACCCATCCACTCGCCAGTGTGCGCGAGGCGTACAACGCGGTGTTCGTCGAGAGCGAGTCGGCCGGCGAGTTGATGTTCTACGGTCCTGGAGCAGGCGGGGCGCCAACGGCGAGCGCGGTGCTCGGCGATCTGATGGCGGTTGCTCGCCACCGGTTGCAGGGCGTACGCGGACCTGCGGAGTCGATGCATGCGAGCGCCGAGGTACTCGACGTGGGCAGGGCACGCACTCGCTACCACATCTCGATCGACGTCGACGACAAGCCGGGCGTACTCGCAACGGTCGCACATGCCTTCGCCGAGCATGGTGTGTCGATCAAGACCGTTCGTCAGGAGGGCCGCGGCGATGATGCGCAGCTCGTCGTCGTGACTCATGAAGCCGAAGACGCCGCGCTTTCGACGACCGTGCGCGGGCTACGCGATCTCGCGATGGTCCGCGATGTCTCCTCCGTGATGCGCGTAGAGGGAGGTCCGCGATGA
- a CDS encoding response regulator — MAAQRTVLVVDDTASIRLLIRTNLELEGFRVEEACDGGECLAMVDDVAPDLITVDVVMPELNGYETVEALRARESTAQVPIVMVTTQAQSVDIRRGWAAGADAYVVKPFDPDRLVETIQSLLD, encoded by the coding sequence ATGGCGGCTCAGCGCACCGTGCTCGTCGTTGACGACACGGCCTCGATTCGGCTGCTGATTCGTACGAATCTGGAGTTGGAGGGCTTTCGGGTCGAGGAGGCTTGCGACGGTGGCGAGTGTCTCGCGATGGTCGATGACGTCGCGCCCGATCTGATCACCGTCGACGTGGTGATGCCGGAGCTCAACGGTTACGAGACAGTCGAGGCGCTGCGTGCCCGCGAATCGACGGCGCAGGTGCCGATCGTGATGGTCACGACGCAGGCACAGTCGGTCGACATCCGGCGCGGTTGGGCGGCGGGCGCCGACGCGTACGTGGTGAAGCCGTTCGACCCTGATCGCCTGGTGGAGACGATCCAGTCGCTGCTCGACTGA
- a CDS encoding SigE family RNA polymerase sigma factor, whose protein sequence is MKADDREAFVEFASARSAALLRYAYLLLGDRQLAEDLLQESLTKTYVAMPRLRDRHRLEAYARKTLTRTAISWWRRKGWSAEKPRDDVPESGGSTHGDDVVDRAWMWGELQILPSKQRAAIVLRFYEDCTYSEIAEAMNCAEGTAKSQVSRGLDRLRMRIGRDAVPAKPEVKTT, encoded by the coding sequence GTGAAGGCAGACGACCGCGAAGCGTTCGTTGAGTTTGCCTCGGCGCGCTCGGCTGCGTTGCTCCGTTATGCGTATCTGTTGCTGGGTGACCGGCAACTTGCCGAGGACCTCCTACAGGAGTCGCTGACAAAGACCTATGTCGCGATGCCTCGGCTGCGCGACCGGCATCGACTCGAGGCGTACGCACGCAAGACGCTCACTCGAACCGCCATCTCGTGGTGGCGGCGTAAGGGTTGGTCGGCGGAGAAGCCGCGCGACGACGTGCCGGAGTCCGGCGGAAGTACGCACGGTGACGATGTGGTCGATCGTGCCTGGATGTGGGGCGAGCTGCAGATCTTGCCGAGCAAGCAACGCGCCGCGATCGTTCTCCGCTTCTACGAGGACTGCACGTACAGCGAGATTGCCGAAGCCATGAACTGTGCCGAGGGCACTGCCAAGAGTCAGGTATCGCGGGGGTTGGACCGCCTGCGTATGCGGATCGGTCGCGACGCTGTGCCTGCGAAGCCGGAGGTGAAGACAACATGA
- the rho gene encoding transcription termination factor Rho codes for MIAELQQIASGLGIKGTGRMRKSALIEAIQAAQQGGSAQPVAAATAKSAAGEEPATLPIDAPPASDKAPASDEQQDQGASRKGGDRSGSKKQDDKRDDRKSDRAGAKDERTDKRDEQKRDDKRDDRTSDGSGAKDERSDQKQDDKRDEQKRDQQRGNDQRNDQQRGNDQRNDRNESGGRRRRSRNRNRGRDRRGPESEPTVNEDDVLIPAAGILDVLDNYAFVRTSGYLPGPNDVYVSLSMVRKWGLRKGDAIVGQVRQTREGERKEKFNPLVRIESINGMEVEEAKKRVDFSKLTPLYASERLRLETEASAYTTRIIDIVAPIGKGQRGLIVSPPKAGKTMIMQSIANAITTNNPECHLMVVLVDERPEEVTDMQRTVNGEVIASTFDRPADDHTTVAELAIERAKRLVELGHDVVVLLDSITRLGRAYNLAAPASGRILSGGVDSSALYPPKRFFGAARNIEDGGSLTILASALVETGSKMDEVIFEEFKGTGNMELRLRREFADKRIFPAIDVDASGTRREELLMSKEELSVVWKLRRVLSGLDGQQALELMLEKLKNTKSNVEFLMQVNKTTPVANGRRNGNGDD; via the coding sequence GTGATCGCCGAGCTGCAGCAGATCGCCAGCGGCCTTGGCATCAAGGGCACTGGCCGGATGCGCAAGAGCGCCCTGATCGAGGCCATCCAGGCCGCACAGCAGGGTGGTTCTGCTCAGCCCGTCGCCGCGGCGACGGCCAAGTCCGCGGCAGGCGAGGAGCCTGCGACGTTGCCGATCGACGCCCCGCCGGCGAGCGACAAGGCACCGGCGAGTGATGAACAGCAGGACCAGGGCGCATCCCGCAAGGGCGGCGACCGCTCCGGCTCCAAGAAGCAGGACGACAAGCGAGACGACCGCAAGTCCGATCGCGCGGGCGCCAAGGACGAGCGCACCGACAAGCGGGACGAGCAGAAGCGCGACGACAAGCGCGACGACCGTACGTCCGACGGCTCGGGCGCCAAGGACGAGCGCTCCGATCAGAAGCAGGACGACAAGCGCGACGAGCAGAAGCGCGATCAGCAGCGCGGCAATGACCAGCGCAACGACCAGCAGCGCGGCAACGACCAGCGCAACGACCGTAACGAGAGCGGCGGGCGTCGTCGCCGCAGCCGCAACCGCAACCGCGGACGCGACCGTCGTGGCCCGGAGTCCGAGCCGACTGTCAACGAGGACGACGTCCTGATCCCCGCCGCGGGCATCCTCGACGTGCTCGACAACTACGCGTTCGTGCGTACCAGCGGCTACCTCCCCGGTCCGAACGACGTGTACGTATCGCTGTCGATGGTCCGCAAATGGGGCTTGCGCAAGGGCGATGCGATCGTCGGCCAGGTACGCCAGACCCGCGAAGGCGAGCGCAAGGAGAAGTTCAACCCGCTCGTACGCATCGAGTCGATCAACGGTATGGAGGTCGAGGAGGCGAAGAAGCGCGTCGACTTCTCCAAGCTCACGCCGCTGTACGCCTCGGAGCGCCTCCGTCTCGAAACCGAGGCATCGGCATACACGACTCGCATCATCGACATCGTCGCGCCGATCGGCAAGGGTCAGCGTGGTCTCATCGTCTCGCCGCCCAAGGCCGGTAAGACGATGATCATGCAGTCGATCGCGAACGCGATCACCACCAACAACCCCGAGTGCCATCTGATGGTCGTGCTCGTCGACGAGCGGCCAGAAGAAGTCACGGACATGCAGCGCACCGTCAACGGCGAGGTCATCGCCTCGACGTTCGACCGGCCTGCCGACGACCACACGACGGTCGCGGAGCTGGCGATCGAGCGCGCGAAGAGGCTCGTCGAGCTCGGCCACGACGTCGTCGTGCTGCTCGACTCGATCACCCGCCTCGGCCGCGCGTACAACCTCGCGGCGCCCGCAAGCGGGCGAATCCTGTCCGGTGGCGTCGACTCGTCGGCGCTGTACCCGCCGAAGCGGTTCTTCGGCGCCGCCCGCAACATCGAGGACGGCGGTTCGCTGACCATCCTCGCCTCGGCGCTGGTGGAAACCGGCTCGAAGATGGACGAGGTCATCTTCGAGGAGTTCAAGGGCACCGGCAACATGGAGCTCCGGCTGCGGCGGGAGTTCGCCGACAAGCGCATCTTCCCGGCCATCGACGTCGACGCCTCCGGTACGCGCCGCGAGGAGCTGCTGATGAGCAAGGAGGAGCTGTCGGTCGTCTGGAAGCTCCGCCGGGTGCTGTCGGGCCTCGACGGCCAGCAGGCGCTCGAGCTGATGCTGGAGAAGCTCAAGAACACCAAGAGCAACGTCGAGTTCCTGATGCAGGTCAACAAGACGACTCCGGTTGCGAACGGCCGGCGCAACGGCAACGGCGACGACTGA
- the argS gene encoding arginine--tRNA ligase has protein sequence MTPEQLSDVIVSALSALVERGDIALPDGVPSGVRVERPKQREHGDYATNVALQLAKRAGQNPRDFAQLLAGELVSADGVASAEVAGPGFLNLRVEASAQGEVAAQVVAAAEAYGRSDAMAGATINLEFISANPTGPLHIGHTRWAAVGDAMARVLIAAGAKVTREFYTNDRGAQMDNFGASLMASVHGEPTPEDGYHGAYIAELAQEIVDADPAITALPRDEQLVAFREAGYERQLTEQREQLDDFRTHFDVWFSERSLHDSGAVEHGLDVLKQHGHVFEADGAQWMRTSDFGDDKDRVLVRSNGSYTYFASDTAYYVNKRERGFDLCIYLLGADHHGYVGRLKAMAACAGDEPDRNLQVLIGQLVKILQDGQELKLSKRAGTLVTLQELVELIGVDSLRYSLIRYPTDSPLTLDVDEITRQASDNPVFYVQYAHARLSSILRNAADLGLSFDAETFDASLLSHEREGDLLRALAEFPRVVAKSAELREPHRIARYLEDTASTFHKFYDECRVLPMGDEEAGELHRSRLMLVAATRVVLRNGLDLIGVGAPERM, from the coding sequence GTGACCCCCGAGCAGTTGTCCGATGTGATCGTGTCTGCCCTGTCCGCGCTCGTCGAGCGCGGAGACATCGCCTTGCCCGACGGTGTGCCGTCGGGCGTACGTGTCGAGCGACCCAAACAGCGTGAGCACGGCGACTACGCGACCAACGTCGCTCTCCAGCTCGCCAAGCGGGCCGGTCAGAACCCCCGCGACTTCGCCCAGCTGCTTGCCGGCGAGCTCGTCTCTGCCGATGGAGTCGCCTCTGCGGAGGTGGCCGGTCCGGGGTTCTTGAATCTTCGCGTCGAGGCGAGCGCGCAGGGCGAGGTGGCTGCGCAGGTCGTCGCCGCCGCCGAGGCGTACGGCCGAAGTGACGCGATGGCTGGTGCCACGATCAACCTGGAGTTCATCTCGGCCAATCCGACCGGACCGCTGCACATCGGCCACACCCGGTGGGCCGCCGTGGGCGACGCGATGGCTCGGGTGCTGATCGCGGCGGGCGCGAAGGTGACACGTGAGTTCTACACCAACGATCGCGGCGCCCAGATGGACAACTTCGGCGCATCGCTGATGGCTTCGGTGCACGGCGAGCCGACGCCTGAGGACGGATACCACGGTGCGTACATCGCGGAGCTGGCGCAGGAGATCGTGGACGCCGACCCGGCGATCACCGCTCTGCCACGCGATGAGCAGCTCGTGGCGTTCCGAGAGGCCGGGTACGAGCGTCAGCTGACCGAGCAGCGTGAGCAGCTTGATGACTTCCGTACGCATTTCGACGTGTGGTTCTCCGAGCGCAGCCTGCACGACTCGGGAGCGGTCGAGCACGGCCTCGATGTGCTCAAGCAACACGGTCATGTCTTCGAGGCCGACGGCGCACAGTGGATGCGCACATCCGACTTTGGAGACGACAAGGACCGCGTACTCGTCCGGAGCAACGGCAGCTACACCTACTTCGCCTCCGACACGGCGTACTACGTCAACAAGCGCGAGCGCGGCTTCGACCTGTGCATCTACCTGCTCGGGGCCGACCACCACGGCTATGTCGGTCGGCTCAAGGCGATGGCCGCATGCGCCGGCGACGAACCGGATCGCAATCTGCAGGTGCTGATCGGCCAGTTGGTCAAGATTCTCCAGGACGGCCAGGAGCTCAAGCTGTCCAAGCGGGCGGGCACCTTGGTCACGCTGCAGGAGCTCGTCGAACTGATCGGCGTCGACTCGTTGCGCTACTCGCTCATTCGTTATCCGACCGACTCTCCGCTGACGCTCGACGTCGACGAGATCACCCGGCAGGCCAGCGACAACCCGGTCTTCTACGTGCAGTACGCCCACGCGAGGTTGTCGTCGATCCTGCGCAATGCCGCAGACCTGGGCCTGTCCTTCGACGCGGAGACGTTCGACGCGTCGCTGCTCTCCCATGAGCGAGAAGGCGACCTGCTCCGCGCGCTCGCGGAGTTCCCGCGCGTGGTGGCGAAGTCGGCGGAGTTGCGCGAGCCGCATCGCATCGCGCGCTACCTGGAAGACACCGCGTCGACGTTCCACAAGTTCTACGACGAGTGTCGGGTGTTGCCGATGGGTGATGAGGAGGCCGGCGAGCTGCATCGGTCCCGGCTGATGCTCGTTGCGGCAACCCGCGTCGTACTCCGCAACGGCCTCGATCTCATCGGCGTCGGCGCACCCGAGCGGATGTGA
- a CDS encoding DoxX family protein: MSTIPKNHSETVAPGRASSIGVWILQVVLAAIIAGGGISKLAGDPVMVDMFADIGAGQWLRYLVGALEVAGGVGLLIPALVGLASLGLAALLAGAVITDQFVLEQSPWLPLVLLVVAAVIARVRWSRTEAVVSTLLRR, translated from the coding sequence ATGAGCACCATCCCCAAGAACCACTCGGAAACCGTTGCGCCCGGGCGGGCGAGCAGCATCGGGGTCTGGATTCTGCAAGTCGTGCTCGCGGCGATAATCGCCGGCGGCGGAATCTCGAAGCTCGCCGGCGACCCCGTCATGGTGGACATGTTCGCCGACATCGGGGCTGGCCAGTGGCTCCGGTACCTGGTCGGAGCGCTGGAGGTCGCGGGAGGGGTTGGACTTCTGATCCCGGCTCTGGTGGGCCTGGCCAGTCTCGGGTTGGCGGCATTGCTGGCCGGTGCTGTCATCACCGATCAGTTCGTGCTCGAGCAGAGCCCTTGGCTACCGCTCGTCCTTCTCGTCGTGGCGGCCGTGATCGCAAGGGTGCGGTGGTCACGCACCGAGGCCGTCGTCAGCACGCTGCTCAGGCGCTGA
- the lysA gene encoding diaminopimelate decarboxylase, with protein sequence MMRAHEAGALHGQAGSRGPAWLDLPEDPNELVPQLWPATVRKVDGVLTAGGVSMLDIAREYGTPTYVVDEHDFRSRARAFREAFVGWDVYYAGKAFLCTTTARWVHEEGLRLDVCTGGELAVALRAGVPAADIGLHGNNKSRRELVRALDAGVGRIIVDSHDEIDRIVEIATELGVTARVMVRVTAGVEAHTHEYIATAHEDQKFGLSITEGEALEAVRRIVDEPSMEFRGVHSHIGSQIFDTSGFEVAARRVVGLHAQIIKECGYTPPELDLGGGFGIAYTTQDDPSTPAQLAAGMREIVAYECGALGVAMPKLSIEPGRAIAGPSTFTLYEVGTVKPVALDGGATRTYVSVDGGMSDNIRTALYDADYSCTLASRRSEVEPTLTRVVGKHCESGDIIVKDEFLPGDLAVGDLIAVPGTGAYCRSMASNYNHVPKAAVVAVRDGEARLMLRRETEDEMLALDVGY encoded by the coding sequence CTGATGCGCGCACATGAGGCAGGAGCCCTGCACGGCCAGGCCGGCTCACGCGGGCCGGCGTGGCTCGATCTTCCAGAGGATCCCAACGAGTTGGTGCCACAGCTGTGGCCGGCGACGGTACGCAAGGTCGACGGCGTACTCACTGCAGGCGGCGTCTCGATGCTCGACATCGCACGCGAGTACGGCACACCTACCTACGTCGTCGATGAGCACGACTTCCGTAGCCGCGCCCGGGCGTTCCGCGAGGCGTTCGTCGGCTGGGACGTCTACTACGCGGGCAAGGCGTTCCTGTGCACGACGACAGCGCGGTGGGTGCATGAGGAAGGCCTACGTCTCGACGTCTGCACAGGCGGCGAGCTCGCGGTGGCACTCCGCGCCGGTGTTCCTGCGGCCGACATCGGCCTACACGGCAATAACAAGTCGCGTCGTGAGCTCGTACGCGCGCTCGATGCGGGCGTCGGCCGGATCATCGTCGACTCGCACGACGAGATCGACCGCATCGTCGAGATCGCGACCGAGCTCGGAGTGACGGCGCGCGTCATGGTGCGGGTGACCGCCGGAGTAGAGGCGCACACACACGAGTACATCGCGACCGCGCACGAGGACCAGAAGTTCGGCCTTTCGATCACCGAGGGCGAGGCGCTCGAGGCAGTCCGTCGCATCGTCGACGAGCCGAGCATGGAGTTCCGCGGCGTGCACTCGCACATCGGCTCGCAGATCTTCGACACGTCCGGCTTCGAGGTCGCGGCGCGACGGGTCGTCGGGCTGCACGCGCAGATCATCAAGGAATGCGGCTACACCCCGCCCGAGCTCGACCTCGGCGGCGGCTTCGGTATCGCCTACACCACGCAGGACGACCCCTCGACACCAGCACAGCTCGCGGCGGGGATGCGTGAGATCGTCGCCTACGAGTGCGGGGCGCTCGGGGTCGCAATGCCGAAGCTGTCGATCGAGCCGGGTCGTGCGATCGCCGGCCCGTCGACGTTCACCCTCTACGAGGTCGGCACGGTCAAGCCGGTCGCCCTCGACGGCGGCGCGACCCGCACGTACGTATCGGTCGACGGCGGCATGAGTGACAACATTCGTACCGCGCTGTACGACGCCGACTACTCGTGCACACTCGCTTCGCGCCGCTCCGAGGTCGAACCAACGCTCACGCGCGTCGTCGGCAAACACTGCGAGTCGGGCGACATCATCGTCAAAGACGAGTTCCTGCCCGGCGATCTGGCGGTCGGTGACCTCATTGCCGTGCCGGGCACCGGTGCGTACTGCCGCTCCATGGCGAGCAACTACAACCATGTGCCGAAGGCCGCGGTCGTCGCCGTACGCGACGGCGAGGCCCGGTTGATGCTACGTCGCGAGACCGAAGACGAGATGCTCGCGCTCGACGTCGGCTACTGA